In one window of Candidatus Deferrimicrobiaceae bacterium DNA:
- a CDS encoding M48 family metallopeptidase yields MNADRLRTSPERTLFVTAAIFSALCWLILLITIVGAVYGVLIGAFVFFAHAVFIAHIRGNGVKITGDQFPELHAKIALASERLGLVTPTEAYVIQSGGMLNAFATRFLSRNFIVLYADLLEACGDDGHETDMIIGHEVGHLALKHLKRMIFLLPARVAPWLGSAYSRACESSCDLCGMEVAGDLEGSIRGLAILATGGKYARRLDVDAYMKQVGETNGFWMSVCELNASHPFLSKRIASLINHRNPGTIPVPGRHPLAYPVAPFLGVGPASGGSGGLVMVMILGILAAIAIPNYMQFKEKAEKAAAARHELRLPPIPASTSP; encoded by the coding sequence ATGAATGCCGATCGCTTGCGCACCTCCCCCGAACGCACCCTTTTCGTCACGGCCGCTATCTTCTCGGCTCTCTGCTGGCTGATCCTCCTCATCACGATCGTCGGAGCCGTTTACGGCGTCCTGATCGGCGCCTTCGTCTTCTTCGCCCACGCGGTCTTCATCGCCCACATCAGGGGCAACGGCGTGAAGATCACCGGGGATCAATTCCCCGAACTTCACGCGAAAATCGCCCTCGCATCCGAGCGCCTCGGACTGGTCACGCCGACCGAGGCCTACGTCATCCAGTCGGGCGGCATGCTCAACGCCTTCGCCACGCGCTTCCTCTCCCGAAATTTCATCGTCCTCTACGCCGATCTCCTCGAAGCGTGCGGCGACGACGGGCACGAAACCGACATGATCATCGGGCACGAGGTCGGTCACCTTGCGTTGAAGCATCTGAAGCGGATGATTTTCCTGCTTCCGGCCCGAGTGGCGCCGTGGCTGGGCTCCGCCTATTCCAGGGCGTGCGAGTCTTCGTGCGATTTATGCGGGATGGAAGTTGCCGGCGACCTCGAAGGATCGATTCGCGGGCTGGCGATCCTGGCCACCGGCGGGAAGTATGCCCGGCGCCTCGACGTCGACGCCTATATGAAACAAGTCGGGGAAACCAACGGTTTCTGGATGTCGGTCTGCGAACTGAACGCCAGCCACCCGTTTCTCTCGAAGCGGATCGCCAGTCTGATCAACCATCGTAATCCCGGGACCATTCCGGTCCCGGGCCGCCACCCGCTGGCCTATCCGGTGGCCCCGTTCCTCGGAGTCGGTCCGGCCTCCGGTGGGTCGGGCGGTCTGGTGATGGTGATGATCCTCGGGATCCTCGCCGCGATCGCCATTCCGAATTACATGCAGTTCAAGGAGAAGGCGGAAAAAGCGGCAGCCGCCCGTCATGAATTGCGCCTTCCGCCGATCCCGGCGTCTACTTCCCCTTGA
- a CDS encoding pitrilysin family protein — protein sequence MRDVRNAVLCLLLAALVAGFGFGSTVNAAGEASPSEEAKVIDKYTLGNGLTVVIRENRSSPVVAVQVWVKAGSTTEPEVRAGMSHILEHMAFKGTHRRGPNQIAREVEALGGEINAYTSFDQTVYHITISGRYLENALDILADTLGDSLFDENELKRELEVILEEVHMNEDDPGRVGSKALFRTAYTVHPYGRPVIGYPETIKATTREDLLAYFRRHYVPSNMVLVITGGIDAKASRPVIQKIFGGLPAAPAPVDLRPPEPPQDAIRVKVQERDARRVYLDLGFHGPAIADNDVFAWDLLSIILGGGQTSRLYHEVKDKKQLVDSISAYSYTPRDAGLLMVGATAAPDKAEDAYREILRQTFRMAFELPQGPELARAKTGTESDFLYSLESQGSLARHVGFFETALGDAAFEEQYIQKIRAVTAADILRVAKSCLSPEKLTVSAVLPKGDGSHLSEDAVRRIAAEIWAEASKEGAKAAKKPSGAVRKETLENGIRVIVRENHAVPVVSVEAGFLGGLRAEPKEQGGVSAVMAELLTKGTPKRNAREIAVAVEDMAGDLSSFAGRNSFGLRAKFMRRDFDKGFALFTESLLSPTFPADELEKKRKEMLGRLKLQKDELTQSVFLLFLATHYGEHPYSRNPLGTEETIKALTPEAVKAYFERWSDPRNLVVTVSGDIGTDEAIAMVRDAFGAMPQRKGFGVLGALPVPPADGIRKAEEQRTKEQAHFVIGYPGLTFTDSERYPLDVLGSALAGMGGRLFTNLRDKKSLAYSVTSFSSEQVDPGFFAFYMGTSSDKLDVAIADTLKEIADVRDHGVTQEEFDRAKKWMIGNYEIGLQSNGAYADRMMYNELYGTGYEETFKAPELIQAVTLDQVNAMAKKVLSTEKYTIAVIKGK from the coding sequence ATGAGAGACGTACGGAATGCGGTGTTATGCCTTCTTCTGGCGGCGCTGGTGGCAGGGTTCGGATTCGGCAGCACAGTCAACGCGGCGGGCGAAGCGTCCCCGTCCGAGGAGGCAAAGGTGATCGACAAGTACACGCTGGGCAACGGCCTGACGGTCGTGATTCGTGAAAACCGCTCGTCCCCCGTCGTGGCGGTCCAGGTCTGGGTCAAGGCGGGCAGCACCACCGAGCCCGAAGTCCGGGCCGGCATGTCCCACATCCTCGAGCACATGGCGTTCAAGGGGACGCATCGGCGCGGCCCCAACCAGATCGCGCGCGAGGTCGAGGCGTTGGGCGGCGAGATCAACGCCTACACCAGCTTCGACCAGACCGTCTACCACATCACCATTTCAGGCCGCTACCTCGAAAATGCGCTCGACATCCTGGCCGACACGCTCGGCGACTCGCTCTTCGACGAGAACGAGCTCAAGCGCGAGCTCGAGGTCATCCTCGAGGAAGTGCACATGAACGAGGACGACCCCGGCCGCGTCGGATCCAAGGCGCTTTTCCGCACCGCCTACACGGTCCACCCGTACGGGCGTCCCGTGATCGGCTATCCCGAAACCATCAAGGCGACGACGCGCGAAGACCTGCTCGCCTATTTCAGACGGCATTACGTTCCGTCCAACATGGTGCTCGTGATCACCGGCGGCATCGACGCAAAGGCGTCGCGGCCCGTCATCCAGAAGATCTTCGGCGGGCTGCCCGCCGCCCCGGCGCCGGTGGATCTCCGGCCGCCAGAGCCGCCGCAGGACGCCATCCGGGTCAAGGTGCAGGAGCGCGACGCGCGCCGCGTCTACCTCGACCTGGGCTTCCACGGCCCCGCGATCGCCGACAACGACGTGTTCGCGTGGGACCTGCTCTCGATCATCCTCGGGGGCGGCCAGACCTCCCGTCTCTATCATGAGGTGAAGGACAAGAAGCAGCTCGTCGACTCGATCAGCGCCTATTCCTACACGCCGCGGGATGCGGGGCTCCTGATGGTCGGAGCGACCGCCGCGCCCGACAAGGCCGAGGACGCCTATCGCGAGATCCTGCGCCAGACGTTCCGAATGGCGTTCGAGCTGCCGCAAGGCCCCGAGCTGGCGCGTGCCAAGACCGGCACCGAGAGCGATTTTCTCTATTCGCTCGAGTCGCAGGGGTCGCTGGCGCGCCACGTCGGCTTCTTCGAGACGGCGCTGGGCGACGCGGCCTTCGAAGAGCAATACATCCAGAAGATCCGAGCCGTGACCGCCGCCGACATTCTCCGGGTGGCGAAAAGCTGCCTGTCGCCCGAGAAGCTCACCGTGTCGGCCGTCCTGCCGAAGGGCGACGGGTCGCACCTGTCCGAGGACGCCGTTCGCCGGATTGCGGCCGAGATCTGGGCCGAGGCGTCGAAGGAAGGGGCGAAAGCCGCGAAGAAGCCGTCGGGCGCGGTCCGGAAAGAGACGCTCGAGAACGGCATCCGGGTCATCGTTCGCGAGAATCACGCCGTCCCGGTCGTGTCCGTCGAAGCCGGCTTCCTGGGCGGCCTTCGCGCCGAGCCGAAGGAACAGGGCGGCGTCAGCGCCGTCATGGCCGAGCTGCTGACCAAGGGGACCCCGAAGCGCAACGCGCGCGAGATCGCCGTGGCGGTCGAGGACATGGCGGGCGATCTGTCGTCCTTCGCCGGCCGCAACTCGTTCGGCCTGCGCGCCAAGTTCATGCGGCGCGATTTCGACAAGGGCTTCGCGCTGTTCACCGAATCGCTGCTGTCGCCGACCTTCCCGGCCGACGAGCTCGAGAAGAAACGCAAGGAGATGCTCGGCCGCCTCAAGCTGCAGAAGGACGAGCTGACGCAGTCCGTCTTTCTCCTGTTCCTCGCGACGCACTACGGCGAACACCCGTATTCGCGCAACCCGCTGGGCACCGAGGAGACGATCAAGGCGCTGACGCCCGAGGCGGTCAAGGCATACTTTGAGCGCTGGTCCGACCCGCGCAACCTCGTGGTCACGGTCTCCGGCGACATCGGCACCGACGAGGCGATCGCCATGGTGCGTGACGCGTTCGGCGCGATGCCGCAGCGCAAGGGATTCGGGGTCCTGGGAGCGCTTCCGGTCCCTCCGGCCGACGGCATCCGCAAGGCCGAGGAGCAGCGCACCAAGGAGCAGGCGCATTTCGTCATCGGCTATCCCGGGCTGACGTTCACCGATTCCGAGCGGTACCCGCTCGACGTGCTGGGCTCGGCGCTTGCGGGAATGGGAGGCCGCCTCTTCACCAACCTGCGCGACAAGAAATCGCTCGCCTACTCGGTGACCTCCTTCTCCTCCGAGCAGGTCGACCCCGGCTTCTTCGCGTTCTACATGGGGACGAGCAGCGACAAGCTCGACGTGGCCATCGCCGATACGCTGAAGGAGATCGCCGACGTCCGCGATCACGGCGTGACGCAGGAAGAATTCGACCGCGCGAAGAAATGGATGATCGGCAACTACGAGATCGGTCTCCAGAGCAACGGCGCCTACGCCGACCGGATGATGTACAACGAGTTGTACGGGACCGGCTACGAAGAGACGTTCAAGGCGCCCGAGCTGATCCAGGCGGTCACGCTCGACCAGGTCAATGCGATGGCGAAGAAGGTGCTCTCCACCGAGAAGTACACGATCGCGGTGATCAAGGGGAAGTAG
- a CDS encoding DEAD/DEAH box helicase: MKFDEFGLSPEILRAVKAEKYETPTPIQEKAIPHVMEGKDLLGCAQTGTGKTAAFALPILNRLSAEPLKSGRRNIRCLVLSPTRELASQIADSFTAYGRYTALRNTVVFGGVSQRPQTDALRKGVDVLVATPGRLLDLIQQRFVYLDKVETLVLDEADRMLDMGFINDIRRIIELIPKERQTLMFSATMPYDIRRLADTILRDPVEVAVTPVAATADMIEQFVYYVEKSNKIDLLKELLVGDDVKNALVFSRTKHGADRIERSLQRAGIRVEAIHGDRSQNARERALAAFKKGSTRVLVATDIAARGLDINELSHVINYDLPNEPESYVHRIGRTGRAGLTGVAFSFCAIEERPFLQSVERLIKKHLKIVDNHAYRSELNPGPPTALEPTKSKLLKNPYVISAADFAASSPADANIHSAQRRRFEQAGKPSRYGTGPRKDSRRPTSSSSRPR; the protein is encoded by the coding sequence ATGAAGTTCGACGAGTTCGGGCTCTCGCCCGAGATTCTTCGCGCCGTCAAGGCCGAAAAGTACGAAACCCCCACCCCCATTCAAGAGAAGGCCATTCCCCACGTGATGGAAGGGAAAGACCTGCTCGGCTGCGCCCAGACCGGCACGGGCAAGACCGCGGCGTTCGCGCTGCCGATCCTCAATCGCCTCTCGGCCGAGCCGCTGAAGAGCGGGCGGCGCAACATCCGCTGCCTGGTGCTTTCGCCGACCCGCGAGCTGGCGAGCCAGATCGCCGATTCGTTCACCGCCTACGGCCGATACACCGCGCTGCGCAACACCGTCGTCTTCGGCGGCGTCAGCCAGCGGCCCCAGACCGATGCCCTGCGCAAGGGCGTCGATGTCCTGGTCGCCACGCCGGGACGGCTGCTCGACCTGATCCAGCAGCGCTTCGTCTATCTCGACAAGGTCGAGACGCTGGTCCTCGACGAGGCCGACCGGATGCTCGACATGGGCTTCATCAACGACATCCGCCGCATCATCGAGCTGATCCCGAAGGAGCGCCAGACGCTCATGTTCTCGGCGACGATGCCCTACGACATCCGCCGCCTGGCCGACACGATCCTGCGCGACCCGGTCGAGGTCGCGGTCACGCCCGTCGCGGCGACGGCCGACATGATCGAGCAGTTCGTCTACTACGTCGAGAAGTCCAACAAGATCGACCTGCTGAAAGAGCTGCTCGTCGGCGACGACGTCAAGAACGCGCTCGTCTTCTCGCGCACCAAGCACGGCGCCGACCGGATCGAGCGGTCGCTCCAGCGCGCCGGCATCCGCGTCGAGGCGATCCACGGAGACCGGTCCCAGAACGCCCGCGAGCGGGCGCTGGCCGCCTTCAAGAAGGGAAGCACGCGCGTGCTCGTCGCCACCGACATCGCCGCGCGCGGCCTCGACATCAACGAGCTGTCCCACGTCATCAACTACGACCTGCCCAACGAGCCCGAGAGCTACGTCCACCGGATCGGCCGCACCGGCCGCGCCGGGCTGACCGGCGTCGCTTTCTCGTTCTGCGCCATCGAGGAGCGGCCGTTCCTGCAGTCCGTCGAACGGCTCATCAAGAAACACCTGAAGATCGTCGACAACCACGCGTACCGCTCCGAGCTCAACCCGGGGCCGCCGACCGCGCTCGAGCCGACCAAGTCGAAGCTGCTCAAGAATCCTTACGTGATCAGCGCCGCCGACTTCGCCGCGTCGTCCCCGGCCGATGCCAATATCCACTCGGCGCAGCGTCGCCGCTTCGAGCAGGCGGGCAAGCCGTCGCGCTACGGCACAGGCCCCCGCAAGGATTCGCGTCGGCCGACGTCCTCTTCGTCGCGCCCGCGGTAG
- a CDS encoding nucleoside recognition domain-containing protein: MLPEAPDIRTRLRTGLSGGFRTALKIARITFPIYVGVDLLKTTTPAVDALGRLFAPAMALFGLPGTSAFAFVAAGLLNIYAGLAIIVPLGLDAFQVTQCGLMMGIAHNLLLEGGVLGSTGTRGTALTLLRILLAIVAGLGLNGARLLGLLDLTGAAPVKAVAAATASVAIRLPFADALGNSLLGALRLSAKLVLIIVPLVALFELLRHMPVFRKAGRAVDPAMRGMGLTADSAVPLFTGIFLGIAYGAGIIIRVAQEKGLPKRDLFLMGLFLATCHAVVEDTLVFGAIGGSMSMILGIRTLLAFALTAALGRLWKREPNALKS, translated from the coding sequence ATGTTGCCCGAGGCTCCCGATATCCGCACGCGCTTGCGCACCGGCCTGTCCGGCGGCTTCCGTACGGCGCTGAAGATCGCCCGGATCACCTTCCCGATCTATGTCGGGGTCGACCTGCTCAAGACCACGACGCCCGCGGTCGATGCGCTGGGGCGTCTGTTCGCCCCCGCGATGGCGCTGTTCGGGCTGCCGGGCACGTCGGCCTTCGCCTTCGTCGCCGCGGGGCTGCTCAACATCTACGCGGGGCTCGCGATCATCGTGCCTCTGGGCCTCGACGCGTTCCAGGTGACGCAGTGCGGGCTGATGATGGGGATCGCCCACAACCTGCTCCTCGAAGGAGGCGTCCTGGGCAGCACGGGGACGCGCGGGACGGCGCTGACGCTGCTGCGGATTCTGCTGGCGATCGTCGCCGGGCTGGGGCTCAACGGAGCCCGGTTGCTCGGGCTGCTCGATCTGACGGGGGCCGCCCCGGTCAAGGCGGTCGCCGCAGCCACGGCGTCCGTGGCGATCCGGCTTCCCTTCGCCGATGCGCTGGGAAACAGCCTTCTGGGCGCGCTCCGGCTTTCGGCCAAGCTGGTGCTGATCATCGTGCCGCTCGTCGCGCTGTTCGAGCTGTTGCGGCACATGCCGGTCTTCCGGAAGGCCGGGCGCGCGGTCGACCCGGCGATGCGCGGGATGGGGCTGACCGCCGATTCCGCCGTCCCGCTGTTCACGGGCATTTTTCTCGGCATCGCCTACGGGGCCGGAATCATCATCCGGGTGGCGCAGGAAAAGGGGCTCCCGAAGCGCGACCTCTTCCTGATGGGGCTTTTCCTTGCGACGTGCCACGCCGTGGTCGAGGACACGCTGGTGTTCGGCGCCATTGGCGGCAGCATGTCGATGATCCTCGGCATCCGCACCCTCCTCGCGTTCGCCCTGACGGCCGCCCTGGGACGCCTCTGGAAGCGTGAGCCGAATGCCCTGAAATCCTAG
- a CDS encoding YajQ family cyclic di-GMP-binding protein, translating into MPSFDIVSTVDMQEVDNAVNQAIKEIGQRYDFKGSKSELTLEKEGIKVLSDDDYKLKAVIDVLQSKLLKRGISIKALEYGKVEPASGGAVRQMITIQQGISKEKGKEINALIKESKLKVQSQIQDEQVRVTGKNRDDLQAAIALFKGKDLGIDMQYVNFRD; encoded by the coding sequence ATGCCATCGTTCGATATCGTGTCCACGGTCGACATGCAGGAAGTCGACAATGCGGTCAACCAGGCCATCAAGGAAATCGGGCAGCGCTACGACTTCAAGGGATCGAAGAGCGAGTTGACCCTCGAGAAGGAGGGCATCAAAGTGCTCTCCGACGACGACTACAAGCTCAAGGCGGTCATCGACGTCCTGCAGTCCAAGCTCCTGAAGCGCGGCATCTCGATCAAGGCGCTCGAGTACGGCAAGGTCGAGCCGGCGAGCGGCGGCGCCGTCCGCCAGATGATCACGATCCAGCAGGGCATCTCCAAGGAGAAGGGGAAGGAAATCAACGCCCTCATCAAGGAGAGCAAGCTCAAGGTGCAGTCGCAGATCCAGGACGAGCAGGTCCGGGTGACCGGCAAGAACCGCGACGACCTGCAGGCGGCCATTGCGCTTTTCAAGGGGAAGGATCTCGGCATCGACATGCAATACGTCAACTTCCGGGACTAG
- a CDS encoding DUF1571 domain-containing protein gives MSTALRTARGFAAGLLLLCVGASVASAASAPEIGETLDRAKAAWAKVEDYTCALHRQERHGDQLYRQKGIQIKFRKPYAVYMKWTEDGMAGTEALYVRGKNGGKMLAHTGGFLGFVTLRMEPRDPRAMKENRHPIDESSLGDLLDMLVRTWEQSRKAGDGKWLYGGEDALGDRTTDIFSVQLPAGKGYYAKALIVNFDRATGLPIRVSAYGWDGLPMEEYWYDALRLNVGLTDRDFDPSNREYRF, from the coding sequence GTGAGTACGGCTTTGCGCACGGCCCGGGGGTTCGCTGCCGGTCTGCTCCTGCTGTGCGTCGGGGCGTCCGTGGCGTCCGCGGCGTCGGCCCCCGAGATCGGGGAAACGCTCGATCGGGCGAAGGCGGCATGGGCCAAGGTCGAGGACTACACGTGCGCGCTGCACCGGCAGGAACGGCACGGTGACCAGCTCTACCGGCAGAAGGGGATCCAAATCAAGTTCCGCAAGCCTTACGCGGTCTACATGAAGTGGACCGAGGACGGCATGGCGGGGACCGAGGCGCTTTACGTCCGGGGGAAGAACGGGGGGAAGATGCTGGCCCACACGGGCGGCTTCCTCGGCTTCGTCACGCTTCGGATGGAGCCGCGCGACCCGCGGGCGATGAAGGAAAACCGTCATCCGATCGACGAATCGAGCCTGGGCGATTTGCTCGACATGCTCGTCCGGACGTGGGAGCAGAGCCGGAAGGCGGGCGACGGGAAGTGGCTTTACGGTGGCGAGGATGCGCTGGGCGACCGCACGACCGACATCTTCTCGGTGCAGCTCCCGGCGGGGAAGGGCTATTACGCGAAGGCGCTCATCGTGAACTTCGACCGGGCAACGGGTCTCCCGATCCGGGTTTCCGCCTATGGGTGGGACGGCCTGCCGATGGAGGAGTACTGGTACGACGCGCTCAGGCTCAACGTCGGCCTGACCGATCGGGACTTCGACCCGTCCAACCGGGAATATCGATTCTGA
- a CDS encoding Tex family protein, which translates to MMQDTYISAVARELSIGEGQVAATAALLADSATIPFIARYRKEATGALDEVAVAAIRDRLEQMAELDKRRDAVLASLSERGLLDDALKEKVGGAKTLSALEDIYLPYRPKRRTRATIAREKGLEPLADLLWAQGAADPADAALPYVDAGKGVASADDALAGARDILAERVSEDADARAAIRSLYFEKGVLRSRVAPGKEAEGAKYRDYFEWDEATATAPSHRVLAMRRGEKEGFLYLRLTPPEDEAVALLCGRFVGGEGAASMQVRAAVEDGYRRLLGPAIETEARMEGRRRADAEAIRVFASNLRQLLLSPAAGQKNVLALDPGFRTGCKAVCLDRQGKLLHAETIYPHASERQRADAVAAVLSMCEKYSIELVAVGNGTAGRETEAFLRAQPLPGQPSVVSVNESGASIYSASEIAREEFPDHDLTVRGSVSIGRRLMDPLAELVKIDPKSIGVGQYQHDVEQPALRRSLDDVVESCVNAVGVEVNTASRPLLSYVSGLGPSLATAIVSYRDAHGPYASRDSLRKVPRLGPKAFEQAAGFLRIREGENPLDGSAVHPESYPIVEAMARDLGCAPADLMRDAALREKIVLSRYVTETVGLPTLNDILAELARPGRDPRERFEAVRFADGVEKMEDLVVGMRLPGIVTNVTAFGAFVDIGVHQDGLVHISRLADRFVQEPSEIVKVQQRVTVTVVEVDLPRRRIALSMRSSETVPPSEGAGSSGAAAHRTSPAAPRAAAAGGRHAQSGHGSGMPKPGKPASPRPAAPLSAFAEALAKARKSSS; encoded by the coding sequence ATGATGCAGGACACCTATATTTCCGCTGTCGCACGGGAGCTGTCGATCGGAGAGGGCCAGGTGGCCGCCACGGCGGCCCTTCTGGCGGATTCCGCCACGATCCCCTTCATCGCCCGCTATCGAAAGGAGGCCACGGGGGCACTCGACGAGGTGGCCGTCGCGGCGATCCGGGACCGGCTGGAGCAAATGGCCGAGCTCGACAAGCGGCGCGATGCGGTGCTGGCTTCGCTCTCCGAACGGGGCTTGCTGGACGACGCGCTCAAGGAAAAGGTCGGCGGGGCGAAAACCCTGTCGGCGCTCGAGGACATCTATCTCCCCTACCGCCCCAAGCGCAGGACGCGCGCGACGATCGCCCGCGAAAAGGGGCTCGAGCCGCTGGCCGATCTGCTCTGGGCGCAAGGGGCGGCCGATCCCGCGGACGCGGCGTTGCCGTACGTCGATGCGGGAAAGGGGGTCGCTTCCGCCGATGACGCGTTGGCCGGCGCCCGCGACATCCTGGCCGAGCGGGTGAGCGAGGATGCCGATGCGCGCGCCGCGATCCGGTCGCTCTACTTCGAGAAGGGCGTCCTGCGGAGCCGGGTGGCGCCGGGCAAGGAGGCGGAAGGGGCCAAGTACCGCGATTATTTCGAGTGGGACGAGGCCACCGCCACCGCCCCCTCGCACCGCGTCCTGGCGATGCGCCGCGGCGAGAAGGAGGGCTTTCTGTACCTTCGCCTGACGCCGCCGGAAGACGAGGCGGTTGCGCTTCTTTGCGGCCGGTTCGTCGGGGGAGAGGGCGCGGCCTCGATGCAGGTGCGCGCGGCGGTCGAGGACGGCTACCGGCGCCTGCTCGGCCCCGCCATCGAGACCGAGGCGCGGATGGAGGGACGCCGTCGCGCAGACGCCGAGGCGATTCGCGTGTTCGCGTCTAACCTCCGGCAGCTCCTGCTCTCGCCCGCGGCGGGACAAAAGAACGTCCTCGCGCTCGATCCCGGCTTCCGGACCGGCTGCAAGGCGGTCTGCCTCGACCGGCAGGGAAAGCTGCTCCACGCGGAGACGATCTACCCGCACGCTTCCGAGCGCCAGCGCGCCGATGCCGTCGCGGCCGTCTTGTCGATGTGCGAGAAGTATTCCATCGAGCTGGTGGCCGTGGGCAACGGGACCGCCGGCCGAGAGACCGAGGCGTTCCTCCGGGCGCAGCCGCTGCCCGGGCAGCCGTCCGTCGTGTCGGTCAACGAGAGCGGCGCCTCGATCTATTCCGCCTCCGAGATCGCGCGCGAAGAGTTTCCCGACCACGACCTGACGGTGCGCGGTTCCGTCTCCATAGGGCGGCGATTGATGGACCCGCTGGCCGAGCTGGTCAAGATCGATCCCAAGTCGATCGGCGTCGGGCAGTACCAGCACGACGTCGAGCAGCCCGCGCTGCGCCGCAGTCTCGACGATGTGGTCGAGAGCTGCGTCAACGCGGTCGGCGTCGAGGTCAACACGGCGAGCCGGCCTCTCCTTTCGTATGTGTCGGGGCTGGGGCCGTCGCTCGCGACGGCGATCGTCTCGTACCGGGACGCGCACGGTCCCTACGCATCGCGCGATTCGCTCCGGAAGGTCCCGAGGCTGGGGCCCAAGGCGTTCGAGCAGGCGGCCGGCTTCCTGCGCATCCGGGAGGGGGAGAACCCGCTCGACGGCAGCGCGGTGCACCCCGAGAGCTATCCGATCGTCGAGGCCATGGCGCGCGACCTTGGCTGCGCGCCGGCCGACCTCATGCGCGATGCGGCACTGCGGGAAAAGATCGTCCTCTCCCGGTACGTGACCGAGACCGTCGGGCTGCCCACGCTGAACGACATCCTGGCGGAGCTGGCCCGGCCCGGCCGCGACCCGCGCGAGCGGTTCGAGGCGGTCCGATTCGCCGATGGCGTCGAGAAGATGGAGGACCTTGTCGTCGGCATGAGGCTGCCCGGCATCGTCACGAACGTCACGGCGTTCGGCGCCTTCGTCGACATCGGCGTCCATCAGGACGGCCTGGTCCACATCAGCCGGCTGGCCGACCGCTTCGTCCAGGAGCCGTCCGAGATCGTCAAGGTCCAGCAGCGCGTCACCGTCACCGTGGTCGAGGTCGACCTTCCCCGCCGCCGGATCGCCCTGTCGATGCGCAGCAGCGAAACGGTCCCGCCTTCCGAGGGCGCCGGTTCTTCGGGCGCAGCCGCGCACCGCACCTCGCCCGCTGCACCGCGTGCCGCAGCGGCAGGTGGCAGGCATGCGCAGTCCGGCCATGGGAGCGGGATGCCGAAGCCGGGCAAGCCGGCGTCGCCGCGGCCCGCCGCGCCGCTCTCCGCTTTCGCCGAGGCGCTCGCGAAGGCGCGCAAGTCCTCGTCGTGA
- a CDS encoding FKBP-type peptidyl-prolyl cis-trans isomerase has translation MKIWGVVVLAVVLSANLAFGGDGVELKDKKDKVSYGIGLSFGNNLKANIKNDDIEIDQELLLRGLRDAFTGASPALSDNQLRETMMNLQSEVTAHQEAKAKAALEKNKKQGEDFLLANKGKDNVITLPSGLQYKVIKEGTGVSPKPTDLVETHYSGTLIDGTEFDSSYKRNQPAVFPVNGVIPGWTEALQKMKVGSKWQLFVPSELAYGTKGAGNLIGPNATLIFEVELLSIKEGNTAGGKGGGMGGGMGGMRGH, from the coding sequence ATGAAGATCTGGGGAGTCGTGGTATTGGCTGTCGTGCTTTCGGCAAATCTGGCGTTCGGAGGAGACGGCGTGGAGTTGAAGGACAAGAAGGACAAGGTCAGCTACGGCATCGGACTGAGCTTCGGCAACAACCTCAAGGCAAACATCAAGAACGACGATATCGAGATCGACCAGGAACTTCTCCTGCGAGGGCTGCGGGACGCGTTCACCGGCGCCTCGCCCGCGCTCAGCGATAACCAGCTTCGCGAGACGATGATGAATCTCCAGTCCGAGGTGACCGCGCACCAGGAAGCGAAGGCGAAGGCGGCACTTGAGAAGAACAAGAAGCAGGGCGAGGATTTCCTCCTGGCCAACAAGGGGAAGGATAACGTCATCACGCTGCCCAGCGGTCTCCAGTACAAGGTGATCAAGGAAGGCACCGGGGTCAGTCCCAAGCCGACCGACCTGGTCGAGACGCACTACTCGGGCACGCTGATCGACGGCACCGAGTTCGACAGCTCCTACAAGCGCAACCAGCCCGCGGTCTTCCCGGTCAATGGCGTCATCCCCGGCTGGACCGAAGCGCTCCAGAAGATGAAAGTCGGCTCCAAGTGGCAGCTCTTCGTTCCGTCCGAGCTGGCTTACGGCACCAAGGGGGCGGGGAACCTCATCGGCCCCAACGCCACGCTGATCTTCGAAGTCGAGTTGCTCTCCATCAAGGAAGGCAACACCGCGGGCGGCAAGGGCGGCGGCATGGGTGGCGGCATGGGCGGCATGCGCGGCCACTGA